TGGAGATTCCTGGCACAAGAGCAAACTTGAGAtaccagggcaggaggggttaCAGTTATAGCTACATCACCATGAAGAAACAGTTGGGGCGGAATCACATTAACAACAGGGCAATGCATATGTGCAGCGTAATTGAATTTTCAGTGTGCCTAGGTGAAGCTTGTTCTCTCAGTACTTACGTTTAATGTGTTTTACTTCTCGTTTAATAATTTCCCTTAGTGCTTGAAGCATTTTAAAGGCTGATAATTTTCCATCTTCATCTAAAAACTcaagcaaatgcttttcttttggatttcttttgaaTGTTAGATAATAATAGGCTCCAGTATCATCACTTTCATCCAGCTGAAGTCTTGCAACAGGCATTACAAGCATGATGTCAAACTCATTTGGTTCAGATGTCTGCAAAGTATGAGAATACAATAGTCAATGTGCAACTTAGGTTTTATTCTCTTTAGGCTTTTACACCCATTGCAGTTTTATCTACAACTGCCTTGGTCTACTTTTCACGTGTGAAATACAAACTTATCTCCATTAATTTGTATAACAAGATCGCTGTGCATTTGAGTGGAGAAGAGCAATTTACTGATAGCAGTTCATTTCCTAGCTTTCCAACTTACTAGTTTTTAAGAgagttttaagatttttatctgTTCTGAATAATGCATAAATGCTGATCTTAGTGATCCTTTTGTATGTAGGAATcagctgtgaggaaaaaaaaatgtattgctaTGCctgaagctgtttaaaaaaaaaaaaaagtgtcccaTGTTTGACTTCGTTTCAGATTGAGCTGgatccaggaaaaaaagtattgctatttctcctggtttttttgaaggatcccccccccaaaaaaaaacaacccaaacctaTAAACTAAAATTATAAACTAAAAACCGGCACGCAGCCTTTCATTCAGTGCTATACCCAACTCGTCGTCTGTTTACACTGGGCTTACCTGCGTGCTGTGCAAGGGCAGGGGCTTGCTGCGGCTTTAAAGCGATTCCCGTTCAGGCAGCGTCTCTTACTAAATgcacatacatttattttttcagtaagttAGCTATTTTATAATCAATTGTTGTTAATTAACGTAGCAATCCTTAAAGTCTTTTCTCGCCGGGAAGGACCAGCTTACAGCGGTTGCCAAGCGGCAGGAGCGGCGCCAAGCCGGGTCGTGCGAGCCGCCCGCCGCGTCCTCCGCTCGCCGGCCTCCACCTGCCGCCGCGGACACCGTCCGTTTCACCCCGGCTGCGCTGGGCGCCAACCCGGAGCCCGGCCCGGCACCTGGGGTCCGTTCCGCCGGCGGGAGAGGCGCTACCGGCGCAGGGACGGCCGCAGCCCCGCTCGACGCCCCCGCACCCACCTTGACGCGCTCGTAGTAGCTGCCGGCGCCCAGCCGCTCGATGGAGTTGAAGGTGCCGTCTTTGCTCCGGATGGCCTGGATCAGCTGCGAGACGACGTTATTCACCAGCCCCGACGCCTCGGACACGTCCTGACGGCCCAGGCTGAGCTGCGACAGCACGTCCCGGAGGCGCAGGGAGCCCACTACCGACGAGGGCTGGCGGACGGCCACGGCTACCATGCCGTCGGGCACCGCCGCTCGCCTTCGCACTGCGGGGGCTCTTGCGGCCGACGCCCTGCTCTGAGGAGCGGGGAGCGCCTCTTCGTCGtccgctgccgggcccgccggcggGCTCCTGACGGCGGAGCGCTGCTGCGCCGGGCGGCCGCGCCGGGCGGTAGATCCGTTCCTCTGCGGCGCCTGGAGGGTCGCGGCGCCGCCCGAGCTGCCGCCTGCGTCCCGGCCCGGCGAGGAGCTGCGGGCTGCGCCCCTCAccgcgccccggccccgcgaGGCTACGGGCCGCGCCCCCCgcctgccccgctcccctctgccaccgGCGCCGTCCATGGCCTCCGCTCCCTTTCCGCACTCGCAGAACAGTGAGTGCGGCCCCGCGGCAAGGGGGTTCCCGCCTCCCGCCTCAGGCAAGTTCCTCTTCCAGGCAGCGCGCCTCCGCTGAGGAAACGAAACCCCCGCCGGGTAGGGGGGGGCCGAGCCACCCGCACTCGCCTGCACTGCTTGGCTCTGCCCGACAGCCCGAGCGCGGGAAAGCTCCGACAGCCGAGCTAGGCCATCCTGGGGGcgcggccgcccgcccggcccgccTCCGTCCCTCCCTCCAATCCGCTGGGAGCGTTTTCCCGCTTCTGGGCGGCCCCACCTACCCACGGGGCGAGAGCACACAAGCAGAGCACCGGGACCGCTCGGCCTTAGTAGCCGCTCGCTACTGCCAGAGTGGCGGGCCGGGCTCCCGGCAGCACGTGCCGCCCGCCGGGGCTGCCCCTCAGGGAGCGGGGGAACAGGCCCCAGGGCTGCCGCTCCTCCCGCTCCTCGGGAACAAACGGCTCCGCCCCCCAGCGCGGGACagaggagccgccgccgccgcggcgtGCCCGCCCCCTGCTTCCGGTTCCGCCAGTTGCCGGGCGGGCCGTCGGTGCTGCCGCCGGGCTTGGGCGCCATGTTGCTGCGCAGCCGGTGGCGCCGCCTGGCGCTATCCCCGGCCCTGCGGCCCGGGCACCGCCGGGCGAGCAGTGAGGCCGGGGCGGCGGCACCGCGCTACGAGGTGGTGGTGATCGGTGGGGGCCATGCGGGGACGGAGGCGGCGGCTGCGGCCGCTCGCGGCGGGGCCCGCACGCTGCTGCTCACGCACAAGATCAGCACCATCGGTACCGCCGGTGGGGGGGTGCCCGGGTGGGGTCGGGGCCGTGCTCGGCCGCGGACGGGGGGAAAGGTACCACAGGGAGCCCGCCCAACCTCCCGCTGCCACCCGGGCCGGGCCCGTTTCCCGCGGGCGCCTCAGGGCTCCCCGGCGTGGGGAGCGGCCATGAGCCGGGGAGGTTGCGGGATCTTTGGATGACGGTGGTGAGGGCTGTCTGTGTGCCCGCTCCCTAGGGGAGATGTCCTGCAACCCCTCCTTCGGTGGCATCGGGAAGGGGCATCTCGTGAGAGAGGTAGACGCTCTGGACGGGCTGTGCGGCCGGGTCTGCGACCGCTCCGGCGTGCACTACAAAGTGCTGAACCGCTGCAAGGGCCCGGCCGTGTGGGGCCTCCGCGCCCAGATCGACCGCGGCCGCTACAAGGAGAACATGCAGGTGAGAGCCGGGGGCGGTGCCGGGCGGGCTGCCAGCGGAGACTGAGCGCCCCTCTTACCTCTCGCATGGACGTTTACAAGTTAAACTTGGCTTTGTGCGGACATAGGCCGGTGTCTGGAAGAGGGCGGCCGGAGGCGGCTGGCTCGGTCTGCGGCAGGCGCTGTGTGCTCGGACGGGCGGCGTGCCCTCGGTCCTTTCTGCCCCACCGCGCCCTGAGGGCAGCCGGCATCTGCatcccccagctgggggggtgggggcggtgAGAGCATCAGCTGGGGAACGGGACTGCTAGCGTGAGTGGCCCCGAGATTACCCAGGTTAAGGGTACATTAACCATCTCTAGGGTTATCTATCTATACAGACTGGTAAAAACGGCAG
The DNA window shown above is from Grus americana isolate bGruAme1 chromosome 3, bGruAme1.mat, whole genome shotgun sequence and carries:
- the CGAS gene encoding cyclic GMP-AMP synthase encodes the protein MAPKPGGSTDGPPGNWRNRKQGAGTPRRRRLLCPALGGGAVCSRGAGGAAALGPVPPLPEGQPRRAARAAGSPARHSGSSERLLRPSGPGALLVCSRPVGRWGRPEAGKRSQRIGGRDGGGPGGRPRPQDGLARLSELSRARAVGQSQAVQASAGGSAPPYPAGVSFPQRRRAAWKRNLPEAGGGNPLAAGPHSLFCECGKGAEAMDGAGGRGERGRRGARPVASRGRGAVRGAARSSSPGRDAGGSSGGAATLQAPQRNGSTARRGRPAQQRSAVRSPPAGPAADDEEALPAPQSRASAARAPAVRRRAAVPDGMVAVAVRQPSSVVGSLRLRDVLSQLSLGRQDVSEASGLVNNVVSQLIQAIRSKDGTFNSIERLGAGSYYERVKTSEPNEFDIMLVMPVARLQLDESDDTGAYYYLTFKRNPKEKHLLEFLDEDGKLSAFKMLQALREIIKREVKHIKHAEVTVKRKKAGSPAITLEIKHSTTEISVDIILTLEVQQSWPPSTQDGLKIEQWLGTKVRRDFRNKSIYLVAKQNKEEKVLRGNTWRLSFSHIEKAMINNHGQSKTCCESDGPKCCRKACLKLLKYLLERLKMEHTKELEKICSYHVKTAFFHSCAMWPNDTDWHLGDLDHCFQKYLSYFLDCLRKSELPHFFIPKYNLLSQQDKASSNFLSRKINNQLNNRFPIFQESYCKQCL